The Ralstonia pseudosolanacearum genome includes the window AAGCGGATCGACAGGTAGATCACGATGCCGATCACCACGAACAGCAGCGCCAGCAGGCCGTCGGTCGCCAGTTCCTTGCCGACCTGCGGGCCGACGAACTCCACGCGCTGCAGCTTGACGTCCGGCGTGGTGGCGGTCAGCGACGACATCACCTGCTGGCTCTGCACGGCCGAGGCGATCGGCTTGCCGTCCGGACCGTTCTTGAGCGGCAGGCGGATCATCACGTCGTGCGAGGTGCCGAAGTTCTGCACCTGGGCATCGGCGTAGCCGAGCTTCTCGACGTCGGCGCGGACCTTCGGCAGGTCGGCGGCCTGGGTGTAGGCGACTTCCATCACGGTGCCGCCTGTGAATTCCACCGACAGATGCAGCCCGTTGTGGAACAGGAAGAAGACGGCGGCGATGAACGTCAGGAACGACACGGCGTTGAAGGCCAACGCGTGCTTCATGAACGGAATGTCGCGGCGGATGCGGAAAAACTCCATGTTCTGCCCTTTGTGGCGAGCGGCCCGTCAGTCGGGCCGGTGCCGGTTATGCGCGATGCGGTGAGGTCGTCGTAGCGTTACTGCTTGGCCGGATTGTCGGTGCCGGCGGGTTTCCACACCTGGCCGATGGCGAGGCTTTGCAGTTTCTTCTTGCGGCCGTACCAGAGGTTGACCAGGCTGCGGTTGAAGAACACCGCCGAGAACATCGACGTCAGGATGCCCAGGCAGTGCACCACGGCGAAGCCGCGCACCGGGCCCGAGCCGAAGGCCAGCAGCGCCAGGCCGGCGATCAGCGTGGTCACGTTCGAGTCTAGGATGGTCGCCCAGGCGCGCTCGAAGCCGGCGGCGATCGCCATCTGCGGCGAAGCGCCGTTGCGCAGCTCTTCGCGGACGCGCTCGTTGATCAGCACGTTGGCGTCGATCGCCATGCCCAGCGCCAGCGCGATGGCCGCGATGCCGGGCAGGGTGAGGGTGGCCTGCAGCATCGACAGGAGGGCGATCAGCAGGAACACGTTCACGCCCAGCGCCACCACCGAGAACGCGCCGAACAGCATGTAGTACAGCACCATGAACACCGAGATGGCGGCGAAGCCGTACGCGGCCGAATTGAAGCCCTTCTTGATGTTGTCGGCGCCCAGCGACGGGCCGATGGTGCGCTCTTCGATGATCTCCATCGGTGCGGCCAGGGAGCCCGCGCGCAGCAGCAGCGCCAGGTCGGAGGCCGATTCCACCGAGCCGATGCCGGTGATCTGGAAGCGCGAGCCCAGTTCGGACTGGATGGTGGCGACGGTCAGCACCTCGCCCTTGCCCTTCTCGAACAGCACGATGCCCATGCGCTTGCCGATGTTGTCGCGCGAGACGTCGCGCAGCATGCGGCCGCCCTGGCCGTCGAGCGTGATGTCGACCGAGGGGTTGTGGTTCTGGTCGAAGCCGGCCGAGGCGCTGTTGATGCGGTCGCCGGTGAAGATCACCTGCTTCTGCAGCAGCACCGGCGCGCCGCGGCCTTGCGTGAACAGTTCGTCACCCAGCGGCACCGGATCGGTCGCGCGCGGAATGCCGGTGGCGTTCGGGTCGGCCAGGCGGGCTTCCAGCGTGGCGGTGCGGCCGATGATGTCCTTGGCCTTGGCGGTGTCCTGCACGCCGGGCAGCTGCACCACGATGCGGTCCGGGCCCTGCTGCTGGATCACCGGCTCGGACACGCCGAGCTCGTTGACGCGGTTGTGCAGCGTGACGACGTTCTGCTTGACGGCGTTGTCCTGGACTTCCTTCATCGCGGCGGCGGTGAAGGTACCGGTGAGCGTGGCACCGTCGGCGGTCTTGTCGACCGTGAAGGCCAGCTCGCGGGCGCTGTCGGCCAGCAGGCCGCGGGCGCGGTCGGCTTCGTCGGGGTTGCTGAACTTGATGCTGATGGTCGTGCCGCTGCGCTCGATGCCGCTGTGGCGCACGCCCTTGTCGCGCAGCTGGGTGCGGATGTCGCCGGCCAGCGAGTCGAGCTTCTTGGTCAGCGCGCCGTTCATGTCGACCTGCAGCAGGAAGTGCACGCCGCCGCGCAGGTCCAGGCCCAGGAACATCGGCAGGGCGTGGATGGCGGTCAGCCAGCGCGGCGAACCCGACAGCAGGTTCAGCGCGACGATGTAGGTCGGGTCGTTCGGGTCGGTGTTCAGGCCGCGGGCCAGGGCATCCTTGGCCTTGAGCTGCGTGTCGGTGTCGGCAAAGCGCACGCGCACGCTGCCCGAGGTGCCGTTCGTGTCGAAGAACACGCCGTTCGGCTTCAGGTTGGCGGCGGCGAGGAGGTCTTCGACCTGCTTTTGCGTCGCCAGGTCGACCTTGACGGTGGCCTTGCCCGACGACACCTGGACGGCGGGCGCTTCACCGAAGAAGTTCGGCAGCGTATAGAGGAAACCGATGGCGAGCGCCACCAGGATCACAAGGTATTTCCAGAGCGGATAGCGGTTCATCTTGGAGGACGCTTGGAGAGCGGTCAGGCGGCGCGGGAAGGCGACGGTGCGGCAATCTCAGGATAGGCGCTGCCTGGGGTGCCGGCGGCCGCGCGGAGCGCGCGGCGCCGGACAAGCCGGATTACAGCGATTTGAGCGTGCCTTTGGGCAGCACGGTCGTCACGGCATTCTTCTGCACGGTGAGTTCGGTATTCGGGGCGACTTCGACCGTGATGTACTGGTCGGTCACTTTGGTCACCTTGCCCAGGATGCCACCGGAGGTCACCACTTCGTCGCCCTTGGCCAGCGCCTCGAGCATCGTCTTGGTTTCCTTCTGCCGCTTCATCTGCGGGCGGATCATGATGAACCACAGCACCACGAACATCAGGATGATGGGCAGGAAGCTCATCAGGCCATTTCCGGCACCCCCCGGCGCGGTGCCGGCGGTCTGTGCGTAAGCGTCGGAAATCATCAGCACGGTCAAACTCCGTAATGGTTCGTCAATCGGTCAAAAATCGGACCGGATATTCTACCATCGCGGTCCAGCGGAAAATGGGGGCATCGGCGGGTTTGTCAAGTGCGCTCAGAGTGCCCCGCGCGCCCGGTCGGCGGCGAAGCGGGCCCGGAAGGCGGCGAAACTGTGCGATTCGATCGCGGTGCGCATGTCGGCCATCAGCTCCAGGTAGTAATGGAGGTTGTGGATGGTGTTCAGGCGGGCGCCCAGGATCTCGCCGACGCGCTGCAGGTGGTGCAGGTAGGCGCGCGAGAAGTTGCGGCAGGTGTAGCAGCCGCAGGTCTCGTCCAGCGGGCGCGGATCGTTGCGGTGCACCGCGTTCTTGATCTTGATGTCGCCGAAGCGGGTGAACAGCCAGCCGTTGCGCGCGTTGCGGGTCGGCATCACGCAGTCGAACATGTCGATGCCGGCGGCCACGCCCGCCACCAGGTCTTCCGGCGTGCCCACGCCCATCAGGTAGTGCGGCTTGTTGGCGGGCAGGCGCGGTGCCACGTGCTGCAGCACGCGCATCATGTCTTCCTTGGGCTCGCCCACCGACAGCCCGCCGATGGCGTAGCCGCCGAAGCCCTGGCCGCCCGCGTCGGCGTCGATGGCCTGCAGGCCGGCCAGCGATTCATCGCGCAGGGACTCGAACATGCCGCCCTGGACGATGCCGAACAGGGCGTTGGGATTGTGCTCCCGCTCGAACTCGTTGCGCGAGCGCTGCGCCCAGCGCAGGCTCATGCGCATGGAGGCGGCGGCTTCCGCCTCGGTGGCGGGCCGGCCGTCGATCTGGTACGGCGTGCATTCGTCGAACTGCATGACGATGTCGGAGTTCAGCCGGCGCTGGATCTGCATCGAGATCTCGGGCGACAGGAACAGCCGGTCGCCGTTGATGGGCGAGGCGAAATGCACGCCTTCTTCGGTGATCTTGCGTAGATCGCCCAGCGAAAATACCTGGAAACCGCCGGAGTCGGTCAGCATCGGCTTGTCCCAGCCGACGAAGCCGTGCAGGCCCTTGTGCGCGTCGATCACCTCCAGCGCGGGGCGCAGCCACAGGTGGAAGGTGTTGCCGAGGATGATCTGCGCGCCGATGTCCTTGAGCTCCACCGGCGACATCGCCTTGACCGCGCCGTAAGTGCCCACCGGCATGAAGATGGGCGTTTCCACCACGCCGTGGTTGAGGGTCATGCGGCCGCGCCGGGCGAGGCCATCGGTGGTGAGGAGGTCGAAATTCAGCATGAGGGGTCGGGAGAAGCGGACTGGGTGTCAGGCTCGGCGCGCGTCAGGAACATGGCGTCGCCGTAGCTGAAGAAGCGGTAGCGCTGCGCGATGGCGTGGCGGTAGGCGGCGCGGATGGTCTCCAGGCCCGCGAATGCCGACACCAGCATCAGCAGCGTCGACTTGGGCAGGTGGAAGTTGGTCACCAGCGCGTCGACCAGCCGGAAGCGGTAGCCGGGGGTGATGAAGATGTCGGTCTCGCCCGAGCCGGCCGCCAGCGTGCCGTCGGGCTGCGCGGCCGATTCCAGCGCGCGCATCGACGTGGTGCCGACGGCGACGATGCGTCCGCCCGCCGCCCGCGTGGCGCGGATGGCCTCGGCCAGTTCCGGCGAGATGGCGTACCACTCGCTGTGCATGCGGTGCTCGGCGATGTTCTCCACGCGCACCGGCGAGAACGTGCCGGCGCCCACGTGCAGCGTCAGGAAGCCGCGCCGCACGCCCATCGCATCGAGCCTGGCGAACAGCGCGTCGTCGAAATGCAGGCCGGCCGTGGGCGCGGCCACGGCGCCGGGCGTGCGCGCATAGACGGTCTGGTAGCGCGTCTCGTCGAAGCTGTCGGGCGTGTGCTCGATATAGGGCGGCAGCGGCAGGCGGCCGTACTGCTCGATCAGTTCCAGCGCCGGCTGCGGGAAGCGCAGGGTGAAGAAGGGTTCGTGGCGCGGTCCGACCGTCACATCGAAGGCATCGGCCAGGCGCAGCGTACTGCCCGCGACCGGCGACTTGCTGGAGCGGATCTGCGCCAGCACCGTGTGTTCGTCGAGCAGGCGCTCGACCAGCACCTCGATCCTGCCGCCGCTGGCCTTGTGGCCGAAGAAGCGCGCCTTGATCACGCGGGTGTCGTTGAAGACCAGCAGGTCGCCGGGGCGCAGGTAGTCGACCAGGTCGGCGAACTGGCGGTCATCGAAATGTGTGTCCTGCGCGTCGCGGCGTGCGGCCAGCAGGCGGCTCGCGGTGCGGTCGGGCAGGGCGGTTTGCGCGATCAGCTCGGGCGGCAGATCGAAATCGAAATCGGACAGCGTCAGCATGAATGGCGGCGCAGACATGAATTGCGCCAAAGGATGGCGGCGGGCGCCGGTACAATCATCGGCGATCCGCAAAGTCCGACATTGTAAACGTCCTGTGCCCGCTCGCGCCCGCTCCGCCACCGCCGCCGTTCCCGCGCCCGATACCGACGCGGCGCCGGCCGCCGGCCCCAGGCGCGCGCGCGCGGCAAAGCCCGCGGACAAGCCGGCCGCCAAGACCGCCCGCCCCGCCGACAAGCTGGCCAAGCTCGGCCTGCGCCGCGACGTCGATCTCGTGCTGCACCTGCCGATGCGCTACGAGGACGAAACCGCGCTGCTGACCATCGCCGAAGCCGTCGCCCGCGCCAATACTGGCTGGGCCGCGCAGGTGGATGGGGTGGTGACGCGCAACGAAGTGGCGTTCCGGCCGCGCCGGCAGCTGGTAGTGCATATCGCCGACGATTCCGGCGAGCTGGTGCTGCGCTTTCTCAATTTCTACGGCAGCCAGGTCAAGCAGATGGCCGAGGGCGCGCGCCTGCGCGTGCGCGGTGAGGTGCGCGGCGGTTTCTTCGGCGCGGAGATGGTGCATCCGGCGGTGCGCGCCGTGGCGCCGGATGAGCCGCTGCCCGACCGTCTGACCCCGGTCTATCCCAGCACCGCCGGCGTGGCGCAGGCGTATCTGCGCAAGGCCATCCTGAACGCGCTCGGTCGCACGCCGCTGCCCGAGACCCTGCCGGACAGCCTGTTGCACGGGCCGCTGGCGTCGCTCAAGCTGATGGCGCCCGCCGAGGCCGTCCGCCTGCTGCACCAGCC containing:
- the secD gene encoding protein translocase subunit SecD, whose translation is MNRYPLWKYLVILVALAIGFLYTLPNFFGEAPAVQVSSGKATVKVDLATQKQVEDLLAAANLKPNGVFFDTNGTSGSVRVRFADTDTQLKAKDALARGLNTDPNDPTYIVALNLLSGSPRWLTAIHALPMFLGLDLRGGVHFLLQVDMNGALTKKLDSLAGDIRTQLRDKGVRHSGIERSGTTISIKFSNPDEADRARGLLADSARELAFTVDKTADGATLTGTFTAAAMKEVQDNAVKQNVVTLHNRVNELGVSEPVIQQQGPDRIVVQLPGVQDTAKAKDIIGRTATLEARLADPNATGIPRATDPVPLGDELFTQGRGAPVLLQKQVIFTGDRINSASAGFDQNHNPSVDITLDGQGGRMLRDVSRDNIGKRMGIVLFEKGKGEVLTVATIQSELGSRFQITGIGSVESASDLALLLRAGSLAAPMEIIEERTIGPSLGADNIKKGFNSAAYGFAAISVFMVLYYMLFGAFSVVALGVNVFLLIALLSMLQATLTLPGIAAIALALGMAIDANVLINERVREELRNGASPQMAIAAGFERAWATILDSNVTTLIAGLALLAFGSGPVRGFAVVHCLGILTSMFSAVFFNRSLVNLWYGRKKKLQSLAIGQVWKPAGTDNPAKQ
- the yajC gene encoding preprotein translocase subunit YajC, translated to MISDAYAQTAGTAPGGAGNGLMSFLPIILMFVVLWFIMIRPQMKRQKETKTMLEALAKGDEVVTSGGILGKVTKVTDQYITVEVAPNTELTVQKNAVTTVLPKGTLKSL
- the tgt gene encoding tRNA guanosine(34) transglycosylase Tgt, translating into MLNFDLLTTDGLARRGRMTLNHGVVETPIFMPVGTYGAVKAMSPVELKDIGAQIILGNTFHLWLRPALEVIDAHKGLHGFVGWDKPMLTDSGGFQVFSLGDLRKITEEGVHFASPINGDRLFLSPEISMQIQRRLNSDIVMQFDECTPYQIDGRPATEAEAAASMRMSLRWAQRSRNEFEREHNPNALFGIVQGGMFESLRDESLAGLQAIDADAGGQGFGGYAIGGLSVGEPKEDMMRVLQHVAPRLPANKPHYLMGVGTPEDLVAGVAAGIDMFDCVMPTRNARNGWLFTRFGDIKIKNAVHRNDPRPLDETCGCYTCRNFSRAYLHHLQRVGEILGARLNTIHNLHYYLELMADMRTAIESHSFAAFRARFAADRARGAL
- the queA gene encoding tRNA preQ1(34) S-adenosylmethionine ribosyltransferase-isomerase QueA, with amino-acid sequence MSAPPFMLTLSDFDFDLPPELIAQTALPDRTASRLLAARRDAQDTHFDDRQFADLVDYLRPGDLLVFNDTRVIKARFFGHKASGGRIEVLVERLLDEHTVLAQIRSSKSPVAGSTLRLADAFDVTVGPRHEPFFTLRFPQPALELIEQYGRLPLPPYIEHTPDSFDETRYQTVYARTPGAVAAPTAGLHFDDALFARLDAMGVRRGFLTLHVGAGTFSPVRVENIAEHRMHSEWYAISPELAEAIRATRAAGGRIVAVGTTSMRALESAAQPDGTLAAGSGETDIFITPGYRFRLVDALVTNFHLPKSTLLMLVSAFAGLETIRAAYRHAIAQRYRFFSYGDAMFLTRAEPDTQSASPDPSC